The proteins below are encoded in one region of Chloroflexota bacterium:
- a CDS encoding GspE/PulE family protein: MRNLSYVGRRRPVGELLIEAELITRDQLQYALELQGGNGTKLGEILVKEGLVSPQDLASVLSLQLNIPFVELKRYIIQPEALKLVPETLARKYTVLPLTIEEDGLLMVMADPENLQAIEDLQARTRMRIKPALSTLSEIKEALDQNYRAAAEIEKQLSHIPGIEELMEAEARVSPAAVAEAPIVRALDLLITQAIRDRASDIHIEPQEDRLRIRNRIDGILHDSMSLPLSVHPPLVSRIKILANMNIADRRRPQDGQFSFQAGKNTVDIRVASSDTVHGEMMVLRLLDKSFAVLDLARLGFMPESYQLFLKMLRAPHGMLLVSGPTGSGKTTTLYAAINQMDKQENKVITIEDPVEYRFADITQIPINPRAGVTFANGLRAILRLDPDVILVGEIRDSETAQIAIQAALTGHLVLSSIHANDSIGVLFRLLDLGVEPFLITSALVGIVSQRMVRHICPNCRTLAKRPMDEALAYKDEMGEEKTEFHSGTGCNYCAQTGYRGRTGVFEILVMSEAIRRKLLTNESADGLYAQALKENMATMRRDGMLKVKEGITTPYEVIRNVFSLAH; the protein is encoded by the coding sequence GTGAGGAACCTGTCTTACGTGGGTCGCCGCCGTCCCGTGGGGGAGCTCCTGATTGAGGCAGAGCTTATCACCCGTGACCAGTTGCAGTATGCCCTGGAGCTCCAGGGGGGCAACGGCACCAAGCTGGGCGAAATCCTCGTAAAAGAAGGGCTCGTTTCCCCCCAGGACCTGGCCTCGGTGCTGAGCCTCCAGCTCAACATCCCCTTTGTGGAACTGAAGCGCTACATCATCCAGCCGGAGGCCCTGAAGCTGGTGCCCGAGACACTGGCCCGCAAATACACCGTCCTGCCTCTGACCATTGAGGAAGACGGCCTCCTCATGGTCATGGCCGACCCGGAGAACCTCCAGGCTATTGAGGACCTCCAGGCCCGGACCAGGATGCGCATCAAGCCCGCCCTCAGCACCCTCTCTGAGATCAAAGAGGCCCTGGACCAGAACTACAGGGCCGCCGCTGAGATTGAAAAGCAGCTCAGCCACATCCCCGGCATAGAGGAGCTCATGGAAGCCGAGGCCCGGGTCTCCCCGGCGGCGGTGGCCGAAGCCCCCATTGTCCGGGCCCTGGACCTCCTTATCACCCAGGCCATAAGGGACCGGGCCTCTGACATTCATATAGAGCCGCAGGAGGACCGCCTGCGCATCCGCAACCGCATTGATGGCATCCTCCATGACAGCATGTCCCTGCCCCTGAGTGTGCACCCCCCCCTCGTCTCCAGGATAAAGATCCTGGCCAACATGAACATTGCTGACCGGCGCCGCCCCCAGGACGGCCAGTTCAGCTTCCAGGCAGGAAAGAATACGGTGGACATCCGTGTGGCCAGCAGCGACACCGTCCACGGCGAAATGATGGTCCTCCGCCTGCTGGACAAGTCCTTCGCTGTTCTGGACCTCGCACGACTGGGCTTCATGCCCGAGAGCTACCAGCTCTTCCTGAAAATGCTACGGGCCCCCCACGGCATGCTCCTGGTCAGCGGCCCCACCGGTTCGGGCAAGACCACCACCCTTTACGCGGCCATCAACCAGATGGACAAACAGGAGAACAAGGTCATCACCATTGAAGACCCGGTAGAATACCGCTTTGCCGATATCACCCAGATCCCGATAAACCCCCGGGCGGGCGTCACCTTTGCCAACGGTCTGCGGGCCATCCTGCGCCTTGACCCCGATGTAATCCTCGTGGGGGAGATCCGCGATAGCGAAACGGCCCAGATTGCCATCCAAGCAGCCCTCACAGGCCACCTGGTCCTCTCCTCAATCCATGCCAACGACTCTATTGGGGTCCTCTTCCGCCTGCTGGACCTGGGGGTGGAGCCCTTCCTCATCACCTCCGCCCTGGTGGGGATTGTCTCCCAGCGCATGGTAAGGCACATCTGCCCCAACTGCCGCACCCTCGCCAAGCGCCCGATGGACGAGGCCCTGGCCTACAAAGATGAGATGGGGGAGGAAAAGACAGAGTTCCACTCCGGCACAGGGTGTAACTACTGCGCCCAGACCGGTTACCGGGGAAGGACGGGGGTCTTTGAGATCCTGGTCATGAGCGAGGCTATCCGGCGCAAGCTCCTGACCAATGAAAGTGCCGACGGGCTATATGCCCAGGCCCTGAAGGAGAACATGGCGACGATGAGACGGGATGGAATGCTGAAGGTTAAAGAGGGCATCACCACCCCTTACGAGGTCATCCGCAACGTGTTCTCCCTGGCCCACTAG
- a CDS encoding type II secretion system F family protein, with product MMYDYVAYNQGEMIRGRLNVTSTSQLEEALARQGYRLLSHKPSLRLPKIEEALPSLFLPKRGEVIAFTRQLATILECGIGLTAGLNILKSQAKSRAFRRVLGTILDDLGQGEAFSAAIAKYPHVFNHLYCRMVGVGEKSGQLEQALRQVASYMEKQGLMMKKITKAMTYPAMVLGLAVLVTIVLVTVALPPMMGVFEQFGSELPATTRALMFITKLFSAHGLVVFGTLGAAIVLGLMYSRRSAGKHLRDRILLRMPVIGSIIITGEVARFSRIMAMLLKAGVTMPDTMELVCQTSNNKVIKAALIEARKELLQGQGLSGPIGKARIFPPLFIQMMVVGEETATLDTTLSTVADAYESETEEKIAMMMTMLEPMMTLAIALVIGFIALSMITPMYSLLGNLK from the coding sequence ATGATGTATGACTACGTGGCCTATAACCAGGGGGAGATGATAAGGGGGCGGCTCAATGTCACCTCCACCTCTCAGCTGGAGGAGGCCCTGGCCCGGCAGGGCTACCGGCTCCTTTCCCACAAGCCATCCCTCCGCCTGCCCAAGATTGAGGAGGCCCTCCCTTCCTTATTCCTGCCCAAGAGGGGGGAGGTCATCGCCTTCACTCGCCAGCTAGCCACCATCCTGGAGTGCGGCATAGGGCTCACCGCGGGCCTGAACATTTTGAAGTCCCAGGCCAAAAGCCGGGCCTTCCGCCGGGTGCTGGGCACGATACTGGACGACCTGGGACAGGGGGAGGCCTTCTCCGCTGCCATAGCCAAATACCCCCACGTCTTCAACCACCTTTACTGCCGAATGGTGGGGGTGGGAGAGAAGTCTGGTCAGCTGGAGCAGGCACTTAGGCAGGTGGCCTCCTATATGGAAAAGCAGGGCCTGATGATGAAGAAGATAACCAAAGCCATGACCTACCCGGCCATGGTCCTGGGCCTGGCGGTGCTGGTAACCATCGTCCTCGTCACCGTGGCCCTGCCCCCTATGATGGGGGTCTTCGAGCAGTTCGGGTCCGAGCTCCCAGCCACCACCCGCGCCCTCATGTTTATCACCAAGCTCTTTTCCGCCCACGGCCTGGTGGTGTTCGGGACCCTGGGTGCAGCTATTGTCCTGGGCCTTATGTACTCCAGGCGGTCTGCCGGCAAGCACCTCAGGGACCGCATCCTCCTCCGAATGCCAGTCATTGGCTCCATCATCATCACCGGTGAGGTGGCCCGCTTCAGCCGCATCATGGCCATGCTCCTCAAGGCCGGGGTGACTATGCCCGACACCATGGAGCTGGTATGTCAGACCAGCAACAACAAGGTGATAAAGGCAGCACTGATTGAAGCAAGGAAGGAGCTCCTCCAGGGCCAGGGCCTCTCCGGCCCCATCGGCAAGGCCCGCATTTTCCCTCCCCTCTTCATCCAGATGATGGTAGTGGGGGAAGAGACCGCCACCCTGGACACGACCCTCTCCACAGTAGCCGATGCCTATGAGTCAGAGACCGAGGAGAAGATAGCGATGATGATGACCATGTTGGAGCCGATGATGACCCTGGCCATAGCCCTGGTCATCGGCTTTATAGCCCTGTCCATGATCACCCCCATGTACAGCCTGCTGGGGAATCTCAAGTGA
- the pilM gene encoding pilus assembly protein PilM — MPVILNRNMLVTLNIETDSVRVVVCQGRRVRRWGTVPLESGLVREGLLTQPEAVGQAVKHLLSSLRVNGDRVVAGLSGFHAVSRVFTLPQIPRKLLEKAVIQEAQVAMPFSLEEAYLSWQTFAPSNGHQQVFALGIPRELLDAEVKALSQAGVSLRSMGLKPMALARAVNKKDAIIVNIEPDSLEITLVLETAPQVIRSLPLRADGQGQKVDTEQVAEEVERTLKFYESGHQDTPLQAALPLVLTGQLSQDEALARDLAERLDRPVEPFAPPIRYPSHFPLAYYAVNIGLALTPSLLARDKVLNLNILPAAYRPKGPPLKQMAFVGGLAVAFGLLYPLYQVTTAALAETRRLESQAAQAGSQIDLRRLEQKGSAALMASLKAKQAKQVNMEEQLASLVQGKRQFPAILDTAVHRTLPAGATITQLTQKQADLVKKEVITPPPAPKGAPAAAKTTITRTTRQLDLSLKGKADSYDTALLYVENLKASGAFSRVWMESATLDDNGVQFSIKAQKEELLSETRVQEATASTKK; from the coding sequence ATGCCGGTCATACTGAATAGGAACATGCTGGTAACACTCAACATAGAAACCGACAGCGTCCGGGTGGTGGTGTGCCAGGGGAGAAGGGTGAGACGCTGGGGGACCGTGCCCCTGGAATCCGGGCTGGTGAGGGAGGGCCTCCTCACCCAGCCAGAGGCGGTAGGCCAGGCGGTGAAGCACCTCCTCTCTTCCCTCAGGGTCAACGGGGATAGGGTGGTTGCCGGCCTCAGCGGCTTCCACGCTGTCTCCCGGGTCTTCACCCTCCCCCAGATACCCCGCAAGCTCCTGGAGAAGGCCGTCATCCAGGAGGCCCAGGTGGCCATGCCCTTTTCCCTGGAGGAGGCCTATCTCTCCTGGCAGACATTCGCACCGTCCAACGGCCACCAGCAGGTCTTCGCCCTCGGCATCCCCCGGGAGCTGCTGGATGCCGAGGTCAAGGCCCTGTCCCAGGCCGGGGTAAGTCTCCGGTCCATGGGCCTCAAGCCCATGGCACTGGCCAGGGCCGTCAACAAGAAGGACGCCATCATAGTAAACATAGAGCCCGACAGCCTGGAGATAACCCTGGTCCTGGAGACCGCCCCCCAGGTGATACGGAGCCTGCCCCTGAGGGCCGACGGCCAGGGCCAGAAGGTAGACACAGAACAGGTGGCGGAAGAGGTGGAAAGGACCCTCAAGTTCTACGAGTCTGGCCACCAGGATACCCCACTGCAGGCCGCCCTACCCCTGGTCCTCACCGGGCAACTTTCCCAGGACGAGGCCCTGGCCCGGGACCTGGCCGAGAGGCTGGACAGACCGGTTGAGCCCTTTGCCCCCCCTATCCGCTACCCCTCCCATTTCCCCCTGGCCTACTATGCGGTGAACATCGGCCTCGCCCTGACCCCCTCCCTGCTCGCCCGGGATAAAGTCCTCAACCTCAACATCCTCCCCGCCGCCTACCGGCCCAAAGGCCCGCCTCTGAAACAGATGGCCTTCGTGGGTGGCCTGGCCGTGGCCTTCGGCCTGCTCTACCCCCTCTACCAGGTCACCACCGCGGCCCTGGCAGAGACCCGGCGCCTGGAGTCCCAGGCCGCCCAGGCAGGCAGCCAGATTGACCTCCGCCGCCTGGAGCAAAAGGGCTCCGCCGCACTCATGGCAAGCCTCAAGGCAAAACAGGCCAAACAGGTAAACATGGAAGAGCAGCTGGCATCCCTGGTCCAGGGAAAAAGGCAGTTCCCAGCCATCCTGGACACCGCCGTCCACCGCACCCTCCCCGCCGGTGCCACCATCACCCAGTTGACCCAGAAACAGGCCGACCTGGTGAAGAAGGAGGTAATCACCCCCCCACCGGCCCCGAAGGGGGCCCCGGCAGCGGCAAAAACAACCATTACCAGGACCACCCGCCAGCTGGACCTGAGCCTGAAGGGCAAGGCCGACAGCTACGATACGGCCCTCCTGTATGTGGAGAACCTGAAGGCCTCGGGAGCCTTCTCCCGGGTCTGGATGGAGAGCGCCACCCTGGACGACAACGGAGTACAGTTTTCCATCAAGGCCCAGAAGGAAGAGTTGCTCTCGGAGACCAGGGTCCAGGAGGCCACGGCCAGCACCAAGAAATAG
- a CDS encoding GIY-YIG nuclease family protein, whose protein sequence is MSQYYVYIMSNRSKTLYTGVTNDLQRRIYEHRQKLVEGFTKKYNLTRLVYYEMTSDVRSAISREKQIKGWLRSKKVALIESMNPQWKDLSEEWHKTGEDPSLRSG, encoded by the coding sequence ATGAGCCAATACTATGTCTACATAATGAGCAATCGTTCCAAAACGCTTTATACGGGCGTGACGAACGACTTGCAGCGGCGAATATATGAGCACAGGCAAAAGCTGGTCGAGGGGTTCACGAAGAAGTACAATCTGACCAGGCTGGTGTATTATGAGATGACCTCGGATGTTCGCTCGGCTATCAGCCGTGAGAAACAGATCAAAGGCTGGCTCAGGAGCAAAAAGGTCGCTCTCATAGAGTCAATGAATCCCCAATGGAAAGACTTGAGCGAGGAATGGCATAAGACGGGAGAAGACCCTTCGCTCCGCTCAGGGTGA
- a CDS encoding type II secretion system GspH family protein, which translates to MKKTVKKTGKAQKGFTLIELLVVVGIMAALAAIIVPNVARFVGSGQTEGAAAEGDALQAGMDAAIADNGFTAVVAGVTVTDFATYDIDPDAVGVLYLYPEYLRIQVPKYGSVTGTPGWTWSVTGEVTKP; encoded by the coding sequence GTGAAGAAAACAGTGAAGAAGACGGGAAAGGCACAGAAGGGGTTCACCCTCATTGAGCTCCTGGTGGTTGTGGGAATCATGGCAGCCCTGGCCGCCATCATCGTGCCCAATGTGGCCCGGTTCGTGGGCTCGGGCCAGACGGAGGGCGCGGCGGCGGAGGGGGATGCTCTCCAGGCCGGTATGGACGCCGCCATCGCCGACAACGGTTTCACCGCGGTGGTCGCCGGCGTCACTGTGACAGACTTCGCAACTTATGACATCGACCCCGACGCTGTGGGGGTACTCTACCTGTATCCCGAGTACCTGAGGATCCAGGTTCCCAAGTACGGCAGCGTCACCGGCACACCCGGATGGACCTGGAGCGTCACTGGCGAAGTAACCAAGCCGTAG
- the mazG gene encoding nucleoside triphosphate pyrophosphohydrolase: MAGNASPGDLGSFDTLREIVARLRRECPWDREQTHFSLRANLLEECYEALEALDQQDPGKLRLELGDLLMQVLLHARIAEDGGDFTLEEVIRGIATKLIHRHPHVFGEKKALDKEGVLDQWDRLKAGEGGGSLLENVPPSLPALAYGQEIQVRAARQGFDWEGVEGVVEKLDEEVKEVLQASTPEERGRELGDLLFTLVNMGRKLGLDMEGTLRQANRRFLSRFRHMEDLCRQRGLSFASLSLQEKEALWQEAKAKSP, from the coding sequence ATGGCAGGGAATGCCTCTCCAGGGGACCTGGGGAGCTTTGACACCCTCAGGGAAATCGTGGCCCGTCTCCGCCGGGAGTGCCCCTGGGACCGGGAGCAGACCCATTTCTCCCTCCGGGCCAATCTCCTGGAGGAGTGCTATGAGGCCCTGGAGGCCCTGGACCAGCAGGACCCTGGGAAGCTCCGCCTGGAGCTGGGCGACCTGCTGATGCAGGTCCTCCTCCACGCCCGCATCGCCGAGGATGGGGGGGATTTCACCCTGGAGGAGGTCATCAGGGGCATAGCCACCAAGCTCATCCACCGCCACCCCCATGTGTTTGGCGAGAAGAAGGCCCTGGATAAGGAGGGGGTGCTGGACCAGTGGGACCGGCTGAAGGCGGGGGAGGGGGGAGGGTCCCTCCTGGAGAATGTTCCGCCAAGCCTCCCCGCCCTGGCCTATGGCCAGGAAATCCAGGTCCGGGCGGCCCGGCAGGGCTTTGACTGGGAAGGGGTGGAGGGGGTGGTGGAAAAGCTGGATGAAGAGGTGAAGGAGGTCCTCCAGGCCTCTACCCCGGAGGAAAGGGGCCGTGAGCTGGGGGACCTGCTCTTCACCCTGGTCAATATGGGCAGGAAACTGGGCCTGGACATGGAGGGGACCCTCCGCCAGGCCAACCGCCGCTTCCTCAGCCGCTTCCGCCATATGGAAGACCTCTGCCGGCAGCGGGGCCTCAGCTTCGCCAGCCTCTCCCTCCAGGAGAAAGAAGCCCTCTGGCAGGAAGCCAAGGCCAAAAGCCCCTAG
- a CDS encoding TIGR01906 family membrane protein has translation MKALALISFVLFLLAMPLLFFSTAVGVVSGNLSLYQWGFERHGVAEDLGIEPGEMEEAARGLLAYFNSPLEPVGVLVRGEELFNEIEKVHLRDVKGLLVLDRRVQAGALAYILAFVAGNWIWRRKTFWESTLRALRWGSGLTLSLILMLGLAAVAGFDRLFLAFHLVSFSNPFWQLDPARDKLIVMFPEGFFYDITLVIFGATALMALALGTASHLLLRLKFARR, from the coding sequence TTGAAAGCCCTGGCCCTTATCTCTTTTGTCCTTTTCCTCCTGGCCATGCCCCTCTTGTTCTTCTCCACCGCCGTGGGGGTGGTGTCCGGGAACCTCTCCCTTTATCAGTGGGGCTTTGAGCGGCACGGGGTCGCTGAGGACCTGGGGATAGAGCCTGGGGAGATGGAGGAGGCGGCCCGGGGCCTCCTGGCCTACTTCAATTCCCCCCTGGAGCCGGTGGGCGTCCTGGTCCGGGGGGAGGAGCTCTTCAACGAGATTGAAAAGGTCCACCTGCGGGATGTGAAGGGGTTGCTTGTCCTCGACCGGCGGGTGCAGGCGGGGGCCCTGGCCTATATCCTGGCCTTCGTTGCAGGCAACTGGATATGGCGAAGAAAGACCTTCTGGGAATCAACCCTCAGGGCCCTGCGCTGGGGCAGCGGCCTGACCCTTTCCCTCATCCTGATGCTGGGGTTGGCAGCCGTGGCGGGGTTTGACCGCCTATTCCTGGCCTTCCACCTGGTGAGCTTCAGCAACCCCTTCTGGCAGCTGGACCCCGCCCGGGATAAGCTTATCGTCATGTTCCCCGAGGGGTTTTTCTACGATATCACCCTGGTCATCTTCGGAGCCACCGCCCTCATGGCCCTGGCCCTGGGCACAGCTAGCCACCTGCTGCTTCGCCTGAAATTCGCGCGCAGATAG
- a CDS encoding zinc ribbon domain-containing protein translates to MPVYEYGCSGCSLKFESLRPMAEADGVECPRCHRRAKRLLSRFASFSRSAEGVSAPISGTAPSCGSCSSSSCGTCGH, encoded by the coding sequence ATGCCTGTATATGAATATGGCTGCTCCGGGTGCTCACTGAAGTTTGAGTCCTTGCGGCCTATGGCTGAGGCCGACGGGGTGGAGTGTCCCCGCTGTCACCGGCGGGCCAAACGGCTTCTTTCCCGGTTTGCGTCTTTCTCCAGGAGCGCTGAGGGGGTATCCGCCCCCATCAGCGGCACCGCCCCCTCCTGCGGCTCCTGCTCCTCCAGCTCCTGCGGCACCTGCGGCCACTAG
- the nifS gene encoding cysteine desulfurase NifS: protein MKRLIYMDHAATTPVRPEVLEAMLPYFSQRYGNPSSVYTLAQEARQAVENARATVAQVLGSNPREVIFTSGGTESDNLALKGVAFAMREQGNHIITSSIEHHAVLETGHYLEKFGFDVTYLPVDKYGLVKVEEVEKALTPRTILVSIMYANNEVGTIEPIAEVGRLLKERSGERKIAFHTDAVQAAGVLDLDVSRLGVDLLSLSAHKFYGPKGVGLLYLRRGTPFLPQQRGGSQERNRRAGTEDVAGIVGMGVALKLAAEQMGSYNQHCSRLRDRLIKGVLERIDRVFLTGHPTQRLPNNASFYLEYIEGESILLSLDMEGVAASSGSACTSASLEPSHVLTCMGIPVEVAHGSVRFTLGWENTDGDVDHVLSVLPPIVKRLRAMSPLAAKEGK from the coding sequence ATGAAAAGGCTCATCTACATGGACCATGCGGCCACCACCCCGGTCCGTCCGGAGGTGCTGGAGGCCATGCTCCCATACTTCTCCCAGAGATACGGCAACCCTTCCAGCGTCTACACCCTGGCCCAGGAGGCCCGTCAGGCGGTGGAGAACGCCCGGGCCACTGTGGCCCAGGTCCTGGGCTCTAACCCCCGGGAGGTCATCTTCACCAGCGGGGGGACCGAGTCCGACAATCTCGCCCTCAAGGGGGTGGCCTTTGCCATGCGGGAACAGGGCAACCACATAATCACCTCTTCCATTGAGCACCACGCCGTGCTGGAGACGGGTCACTATCTGGAGAAGTTCGGCTTTGATGTCACCTATCTCCCCGTGGACAAATACGGCCTGGTGAAGGTGGAGGAGGTGGAGAAGGCCCTCACCCCCAGGACCATCCTGGTATCCATCATGTATGCCAACAACGAGGTGGGGACCATTGAGCCCATCGCCGAGGTCGGCCGGTTGCTCAAAGAGCGCTCCGGGGAGAGGAAGATTGCCTTCCACACCGATGCCGTCCAGGCGGCGGGGGTCCTTGACCTGGATGTGAGCAGGCTGGGGGTTGACCTGCTCAGCCTCTCCGCCCACAAGTTCTACGGCCCCAAGGGGGTGGGGCTCCTGTACCTGCGCCGTGGGACGCCCTTCCTGCCCCAGCAACGGGGGGGCTCGCAGGAGCGAAACCGCCGGGCGGGGACGGAGGATGTAGCCGGGATTGTGGGCATGGGGGTGGCCCTGAAGCTGGCCGCAGAACAGATGGGCTCCTATAACCAGCACTGCTCCAGGCTCCGGGACCGCCTCATCAAGGGAGTATTGGAGAGGATTGACCGGGTCTTCCTCACGGGCCATCCCACCCAGAGGCTGCCCAACAATGCCAGCTTCTACCTTGAGTATATTGAAGGGGAGTCCATTCTCCTCAGCCTGGATATGGAGGGGGTGGCCGCCTCCTCGGGTTCAGCCTGCACCTCCGCTTCCCTGGAGCCGTCACATGTGCTGACGTGCATGGGCATCCCCGTTGAGGTCGCCCATGGTTCTGTCAGATTTACCCTGGGCTGGGAGAACACCGATGGGGATGTGGACCATGTCCTCTCCGTGCTCCCGCCTATCGTGAAGAGGCTGAGGGCCATGTCGCCCCTGGCTGCCAAGGAGGGAAAATAG
- the nifU gene encoding Fe-S cluster assembly scaffold protein NifU yields MYSDLVMEHFRNPRNVGEIPDADGVGMVGNPVCGDVMKMMIKVRDDRIADIKFQTFGCGAAIATSSIATEIVKGKTLEEALSLSNKAVAEALGGLPPAKMHCSNLAADAIHKAIEDYRNKVKAS; encoded by the coding sequence ATGTATAGCGACCTTGTCATGGAGCACTTCCGCAACCCCAGGAATGTGGGAGAGATACCCGATGCGGACGGGGTGGGGATGGTGGGAAACCCCGTCTGCGGGGATGTGATGAAGATGATGATAAAGGTCCGCGATGACCGCATAGCGGATATAAAGTTCCAGACCTTTGGCTGTGGGGCCGCCATCGCCACCAGCTCCATAGCCACGGAGATTGTCAAGGGCAAGACTCTGGAGGAGGCTCTGTCCCTTTCCAACAAGGCGGTGGCGGAAGCCCTGGGAGGACTCCCCCCTGCCAAGATGCACTGCTCCAACCTGGCCGCCGACGCCATCCACAAGGCTATAGAGGACTACCGCAACAAGGTCAAAGCCTCATAG
- a CDS encoding zinc-ribbon domain containing protein, with translation MRLEDKTLRCVDCGAEFTFSVQDQEFHRSRGYTNEPKRCTGCRETRRAGRSSGGGGSSARREMYPATCAQCGTQTQVPFQPRGDRPVYCSDCYNRVRPDSSRR, from the coding sequence GTGCGCCTAGAGGACAAGACCCTCCGCTGTGTGGATTGTGGCGCCGAGTTCACGTTCTCGGTTCAAGACCAGGAGTTCCACCGGTCCAGGGGCTATACCAACGAGCCCAAGCGCTGTACTGGGTGTCGAGAGACACGCAGGGCAGGACGCTCTTCCGGTGGTGGTGGCTCCTCCGCTCGGCGGGAGATGTACCCGGCGACCTGTGCCCAGTGTGGGACACAGACCCAGGTGCCCTTCCAGCCTCGGGGGGACAGGCCCGTCTACTGCAGCGACTGCTACAACCGCGTTCGGCCAGACAGCAGCCGCCGCTAA
- a CDS encoding GyrI-like domain-containing protein, producing MAGRKSPQTEPRILEMPSQKMAVVRAKGAPDKVFSEVMPALYGSVYTLKFDLKKKGLPAFKVSPSRARYPDAHLVPKEGWSIILGLPIPEEVTSLPQKVPGVEVRIETWDYGTVAQILHLGPYSEEGPTVERLHKFIKENGYEIAGVHEEEYLTTPEAKVPRTIVRYPVGKKQE from the coding sequence ATGGCAGGACGAAAATCGCCCCAGACGGAGCCACGAATACTGGAGATGCCTTCGCAAAAAATGGCAGTGGTCCGGGCCAAAGGTGCTCCCGATAAGGTCTTCTCTGAAGTCATGCCGGCGCTTTACGGCTCCGTTTACACCCTGAAGTTTGACCTCAAGAAGAAGGGTTTGCCCGCCTTCAAGGTCAGTCCCTCTCGGGCCCGCTATCCCGATGCTCACCTTGTCCCCAAAGAGGGATGGTCTATCATCCTTGGCCTGCCCATCCCCGAGGAGGTGACTTCTCTGCCCCAGAAGGTGCCCGGTGTTGAGGTCAGGATTGAGACCTGGGACTACGGCACCGTAGCCCAGATACTCCACCTCGGGCCCTACAGCGAGGAGGGTCCAACGGTTGAGCGCTTACATAAGTTCATCAAAGAAAACGGGTATGAGATTGCGGGCGTGCATGAAGAGGAGTACCTCACCACTCCTGAAGCCAAGGTCCCCAGGACTATTGTCAGGTATCCGGTGGGAAAAAAGCAGGAATAG
- a CDS encoding SHOCT domain-containing protein, giving the protein MMWNGGWGAGWGWIFGPLIMLAFWGGFVAIAVWIVRAIWRSGEPRPSSQSSLDIAKARYARGEIAREQFEQLKRDLGG; this is encoded by the coding sequence ATGATGTGGAATGGCGGATGGGGGGCTGGGTGGGGGTGGATATTTGGCCCCCTGATTATGCTGGCCTTCTGGGGAGGGTTCGTCGCAATCGCGGTGTGGATTGTCAGGGCAATCTGGCGCTCAGGAGAACCCCGGCCCTCCTCCCAGAGCTCCCTGGACATCGCCAAGGCCCGCTATGCCCGGGGGGAAATCGCCAGAGAGCAGTTCGAACAGCTCAAAAGGGACCTGGGCGGGTAG